A part of Aegilops tauschii subsp. strangulata cultivar AL8/78 chromosome 2, Aet v6.0, whole genome shotgun sequence genomic DNA contains:
- the LOC109752046 gene encoding uncharacterized protein has protein sequence MRDLASCLSQTGVQVAHPSSSSAQSMVQCAYLARLRGKSCRVTVTWSKAAMGQALAIAVHDSSGRCLCKTEIKPWLFSKRKGSKAVEVDGGALDILWDLSSAKFAAGPEPLQGYYVALIFDLEAVLVLGDMPRVGGHKASSDALPCDAAMIARKEHTYGKKVYCTKARFSDIGQHHHITIECDTSGTKDPSLEIRIGKKRVLQVKRLAWKFRGNQTFYVDGLPVEVLWDVHDWLFGSSNGCAVFLFQSGRSMEKFLSRPSSQDEKERQVHRFGFTLILHAWKV, from the coding sequence ATGAGAGATCTCGCGTCCTGCCTCAGCCAAACCGGCGTTCAAGTCGCCCACCCCTCCTCCTCAAGTGCCCAGAGCATGGTGCAGTGCGCCTACCTCGCCCGCCTGCGCGGCAAATCCTGCAGGGTCACCGTCACCTGGAGCAAGGCGGCCATGGGGCAGGCTCTGGCCATCGCCGTCCACGATTCCTCGGGCCGTTGCCTCTGCAAGACAGAGATAAAGCCATGGCTCTTCTCCAAGAGGAAAGGCTCCAAGGCCGTGGAGGTGGACGGCGGCGCCCTGGACATCCTCTGGGACCTGTCCTCGGCCAAATTCGCTGCTGGGCCGGAGCCGCTCCAAGGATACTATGTTGCTCTCATCTTTGATCTCGAGGCTGTCCTTGTGCTCGGGGACATGCCCAGGGTGGGGGGTCACAAGGCGTCTTCAGATGCTTTACCTTGTGATGCAGCCATGATAGCCAGGAAGGAGCACACGTACGGGAAGAAGGTGTACTGCACAAAGGCTCGGTTTTCGGACATTGGTCAGCATCATCATATCACCATAGAATGTGACACGTCAGGGACGAAGGATCCAAGCCTGGAGATCAGGATTGGGAAGAAGAGAGTGCTTCAGGTAAAGAGGCTTGCATGGAAGTTCAGAGGAAATCAGACGTTCTATGTTGATGGCCTACCCGTGGAGGTGCTCTGGGATGTGCACGATTGGCTATTTGGTTCGTCGAATGGATGCGCTGTGTTCTTGTTTCAGTCAGGCCGATCCATGGAGAAATTTTTGTCAAGGCCATCCTCACAGGATGAAAAGGAGCGTCAAGTGCATCGGTTTGGTTTTACTTTGATACTTCATGCATGGAAGGTTTAG